In Anabrus simplex isolate iqAnaSimp1 chromosome 14, ASM4041472v1, whole genome shotgun sequence, a genomic segment contains:
- the Bcs1 gene encoding mitochondrial chaperone BCS1 yields the protein MTLTEYISALSDNPYFGAGFGLFGLGAGAAVLRKGLQASLILFRRHYMITLEVPCRDKSYQWLLQWITLKGARKTQHLSVETSFEQKDTGHIKTKYDFIPSIGTHFFRYGGNWIKVERTREQHTLDLHAGIPWETVTLTSFGRDRQLYFNILEEARQMALKEHEGKTIMYTAMGPEWRQFGHPRKRRPITSVVLDVGVAERILGDIKEFITNPSWYSDRGIPYRRGYLLYGPPGCGKSSFITALAGELEFGICVLNLSERGLTDDRLNHLLSVAPQQSIILLEDIDAAFASREESSLSKAAYEGLNRVTFSGLLNCLDGVASTEARILFMTTNYLERLDPALIRPGRVDVKEYIGYCTRHQLEVMYLRFYRGEQAAGNAATFAEAVIKHNRPVSPAQIQGYFMFYKQEGPEVLENVERIWSAS from the exons ATGACTCTAACGGAATATATATCTGCATTGTCAGATAACCCCTATTTTGGAGCCGGATTTGGATTATTTGGACTTGGTGCGGGCGCTGCAGTATTAAGGAAGGGACTGCAAGCATCCTTAATATTGTTCCGCCGTCACTATATGATAACCTTAGAAGTTCCATGTCGTGATAAGAGTTATCAGTGGTTGCTTCAATGGATTACCCTAAAGGGTGCAAGAAAGACACAACACCTCAGTGTAGAAACCAGCTTTGAACAAAAAGATACAGGTCATATAAAAACTAAATATGACTTCATTCCGAGTATAGGAACTCACTTTTTCAG atatgGAGGAAACTGGATTAAAGTGGAGAGAACCAGAGAGCAGCACACCCTTGACCTTCATGCTGGGATCCCTTGGGAGACAGTGACTCTAACCTCCTTTGGACGAGACAGGCAACTCTACTTCAATATCCTGGAGGAAG CCAGACAGATGGCGCTGAAGGAACATGAGGGGAAGACCATCATGTACACAGCCATGGGTCCCGAGTGGAGGCAGTTTGGACATCCTCGTAAGAGACGTCCCATCACATCTGTCGTGCTGGATGTTGGTGTAGCTGAGAGGATTCTTGGCGATATCAAGGAATTTATCACTAACCCTTCATGGTACAGTGACAGAG GCATTCCTTATAGAAGAGGATATCTTCTCTATGGACCGCCAGGATGTGGAAAGTCTTCCTTCATCACAGCTCTCGCTGGTGAACTGGAGTTCGGCATCTGCGTTCTGAACCTGAGCGAGCGAGGCCTGACGGACGATCGTCTGAACCACTTGTTGAGCGTTGCCCCACAACAGAGTATCATTCTTCTGGAAGACATCGATGCTGCCTTTGCCAGTCGAGAAGAAAGTTCGCTGA GTAAAGCAGCATATGAAGGCTTAAATAGAGTAACCTTCAGTGGGCTCCTGAACTGTCTAGATGGAGTAGCGTCTACTGAAGCTCGTATTCTCTTTATGACTACAAACTATCTTGAGAG GTTAGACCCTGCTCTGATCCGTCCTGGCCGGGTGGATGTTAAGGAGTACATTGGCTACTGCACAAGACATCAGCTAGAAGTAATGTACCTTAGATTCTACCGAGGTGAACAGGCTGCTGGCAATGCTGCAACATTTGCAGAGGCAGTGATCAAGCATAATCGCCCTGTTAGTCCTGCACAAATCCAGGGCTACTTCATGTTCTACAAGCAGGAAGGACCTGAGGTGTTGGAGAACGTAGAGAGAATATGGTCAGCTAGCTAG